From the genome of Fusobacterium varium:
TCAATATAATAAAAGTGTAATTGTAAAATTTGTTGGAAAAAGAGGCGTTCTTAGTACAGGTATAATCAATGGAGGATATTCAGAAAATATAACAGCAATCTTTAATAATGATGCAAAAACTGCTCCGGGAATGGGGTGTCAGCTAAAAGCTCCTACATATAAAGAGCATATGGAGATAATAGCACAAGAATTAGGGCTTGATCCTAAGTATACAACTGGATTGGGAACTGCTGCAGATATGAAGAATATGAGTATAACTGTAGAGAAATATGAAGATCTTTCAGTTACAGCATTAATTACAGGTGGGATTGAAACCAATGGTGGACGTGTAGGAGATCCAGCCTCATATATAGAAAATAATGGGAAGATAGAACAAGTTAAACACGGGACAATAAATATAATGGTAGCAATAAATGGAAACCTATTGCCTCATACTTTAACTAGAGCTTTGATTACAATAACAGAGGCAAAAACTGCTGCTATTCAAGAGCTATTAGAGGGAAGTAAGTACTCTTCAGGGATAGCAACTGGATCAGGAACTGATGGGGTAATTGTTTATTGTAACTTAGAAAGTGAGAGAACTTATAAAGATGCAGGGAAACACTCTAAATTGGGAGAACTTATAGGAAAAGCAGTGAAAAAGGGAGTAAAAGAGGCTTTGGCAAAACAATCTGATCTTACTCCTCAAAGGCAAAAATCTATTTTTAGACGTGGAAGAAGATATGGAATAACAGCTGAAAAAGTTTGGGAAAAATATATAGAGTTCTACCCAGAAAAATCAAATAAAAAACTAGAGTATATGGAGTTTATAAAAAATATAGAAGTAGATGAGGAAATAGTGGCTTTAACTTCTCTATATATACACCTATTAGATCAATTAGATTGGGAACTTCTTTC
Proteins encoded in this window:
- a CDS encoding adenosylcobinamide amidohydrolase: MLKILDTGDKVYQYNKSVIVKFVGKRGVLSTGIINGGYSENITAIFNNDAKTAPGMGCQLKAPTYKEHMEIIAQELGLDPKYTTGLGTAADMKNMSITVEKYEDLSVTALITGGIETNGGRVGDPASYIENNGKIEQVKHGTINIMVAINGNLLPHTLTRALITITEAKTAAIQELLEGSKYSSGIATGSGTDGVIVYCNLESERTYKDAGKHSKLGELIGKAVKKGVKEALAKQSDLTPQRQKSIFRRGRRYGITAEKVWEKYIEFYPEKSNKKLEYMEFIKNIEVDEEIVALTSLYIHLLDQLDWELLSREVVENSCEKLGEIICEKLQIENLTIEDKEYVKNDLVGNYIMILLKYIKEKWEE